The following are encoded in a window of Rhodopirellula islandica genomic DNA:
- a CDS encoding HEAT repeat domain-containing protein gives MTAPIVHTTRLVAAYRRYLGSADAPRFAHDVDEHYTSATLTALLSRGEVEHRRAAALALGMLGDRHCVDFLGRALSDVDRGVRLVADDSFHSVIVRDAAPLHHQKLLRVIHLNDGGEYAAALSPVMVLIDQAPLYAEAHHQLAICWHGLEDFEKAESAYQSCLWHCRFHYTAWQSLAKVRALLGKPTKALDALNRCLDINPDVETARMQRRVIRRRMRQSDV, from the coding sequence GTGACAGCTCCCATCGTCCACACGACTCGCCTGGTCGCTGCATATCGGCGATACCTTGGCTCAGCGGACGCTCCCCGATTCGCGCACGATGTCGATGAGCACTACACATCGGCAACTTTGACCGCCCTGCTTTCGCGAGGCGAAGTCGAGCACCGCCGGGCTGCCGCGTTGGCTCTGGGCATGTTGGGCGACCGCCACTGCGTCGATTTTTTGGGCCGAGCCCTCTCGGACGTGGATCGCGGGGTGCGTTTGGTTGCCGATGATTCCTTTCACTCTGTGATCGTTCGTGACGCCGCGCCGCTGCATCACCAAAAACTGCTCCGCGTCATTCATCTGAATGATGGTGGCGAATACGCTGCGGCGCTTTCACCTGTCATGGTGCTGATCGACCAAGCCCCTTTGTACGCCGAAGCTCATCACCAGCTGGCGATTTGCTGGCACGGTTTGGAAGACTTCGAAAAAGCCGAGTCGGCGTACCAATCCTGCTTGTGGCACTGCCGGTTCCACTACACCGCTTGGCAAAGCCTGGCCAAGGTGCGTGCTCTCTTGGGGAAACCCACCAAGGCACTTGATGCGTTGAACCGTTGCTTGGACATCAATCCCGACGTCGAAACCGCTCGCATGCAACGCCGAGTCATTCGTCGTCGGATGCGTCAAAGCGACGTTTAG
- a CDS encoding aldo/keto reductase, with product MNQHIILGLWPIAGVTTVGVTREHAIATIRTAIEAGIRQFDTAYSYGLQGEADERLGAALQDLDASTRKEIQIIGKVGQRYNEDGVRVNDGRPETLVVDAENSLRRIGIRCFDTLMLHCVDEEVPIQASAWALQRLMQRGMAKRVGVCNATPEQRAEFASVIPCSAIQCPLNGLQQETLSTVIPDAKENDCDVWVYWTLMKGLLAGKIERDHVFAEGDSRPNYPIFQGEARQRAHDIVDQLKLIAADTGRSVANLSISWAVSQPGVTAALVGAHRPEQIADFATAGPLPKAVRRQVKELFATSSDSTAE from the coding sequence TTGAACCAACACATCATTTTGGGGCTGTGGCCCATCGCTGGCGTCACCACCGTTGGCGTGACTCGTGAACACGCAATTGCCACAATTCGAACTGCGATCGAAGCCGGCATCCGGCAATTCGACACAGCCTACAGCTATGGCCTGCAGGGGGAGGCGGACGAACGTCTGGGGGCGGCCCTCCAAGACCTCGATGCGTCCACCCGCAAGGAAATCCAGATTATCGGAAAAGTGGGTCAACGCTACAACGAAGACGGAGTCCGTGTGAATGATGGGCGTCCAGAAACGCTGGTCGTTGACGCAGAAAACTCGCTTCGACGCATCGGCATTCGTTGCTTTGACACCCTGATGTTGCACTGTGTCGACGAAGAAGTTCCGATCCAGGCCAGTGCCTGGGCGCTGCAACGCTTGATGCAGCGTGGCATGGCGAAACGCGTGGGGGTGTGCAACGCCACCCCAGAACAGCGAGCTGAATTTGCAAGCGTGATTCCGTGCTCGGCGATTCAGTGCCCACTCAACGGGCTGCAGCAAGAAACGCTTTCCACTGTGATTCCTGATGCCAAAGAGAACGACTGCGACGTGTGGGTCTACTGGACGCTGATGAAAGGATTGCTAGCCGGAAAGATTGAGCGGGACCATGTCTTTGCCGAAGGCGACAGTCGTCCAAACTATCCCATTTTTCAAGGGGAAGCTCGCCAGCGAGCCCACGACATTGTCGATCAACTGAAGCTGATCGCGGCGGACACCGGTCGCTCGGTTGCCAATCTTTCAATCTCTTGGGCGGTCTCACAGCCTGGTGTCACGGCCGCTTTGGTCGGCGCTCACCGCCCGGAACAGATCGCGGACTTTGCAACGGCTGGCCCCCTGCCCAAAGCCGTTCGACGTCAGGTCAAGGAACTGTTTGCTACTTCCAGCGATTCGACGGCGGAATGA
- a CDS encoding multiheme c-type cytochrome, whose amino-acid sequence MSHCIPRLPIASVITGLVVAMTTFGLVQLSPEKKSSVELDASVTMPVEKAPAQSGVLISSVVDASSVEGAAAKPVDPHLTMGSETCVKCHANEVKVWKATPHNRTFEELHRRPKAKEIASKLGVSSIKYDGRCVDCHYTQQVDVASGNVHAIEGVSCESCHGSAKQWLDLHHDYGGEQVTRAMETPEHRQQRLAQSVAAGMRNPVNVYLVAQSCLRCHTTADEELVNVGGHPTGSLDFEFVSWSQGSLRHNFIDSDGQTNDPSTRDRLRVMFVSGMIADLEASLRATAQATQKAKYGVSSAQRADRAAKRLLSVSQKVTSKHLEEILLIYSGVTLKLNNREPLVQAADAIAELGFRFAAETNGHVLKPLDAFIPPSNRWK is encoded by the coding sequence ATGTCTCATTGCATCCCTCGCTTGCCCATTGCATCCGTGATCACGGGGTTGGTTGTCGCCATGACCACCTTTGGTTTGGTGCAACTGTCGCCCGAGAAGAAGTCTTCCGTCGAACTCGATGCATCCGTCACCATGCCGGTCGAAAAGGCTCCTGCGCAGAGTGGCGTTCTGATTTCGTCGGTGGTCGATGCATCGAGTGTTGAGGGGGCCGCGGCAAAACCGGTGGACCCACACTTGACCATGGGCAGTGAAACTTGTGTCAAGTGTCACGCCAATGAAGTCAAGGTCTGGAAGGCGACGCCACACAACCGCACCTTTGAGGAGCTTCATCGTCGACCGAAAGCAAAGGAAATCGCATCGAAGCTCGGTGTGAGTTCGATCAAATACGATGGGAGATGTGTCGATTGTCACTACACGCAACAGGTCGACGTCGCGTCAGGCAACGTGCATGCGATCGAAGGTGTTAGCTGTGAGTCGTGTCATGGTTCGGCCAAGCAATGGTTGGACCTGCACCATGACTATGGTGGCGAACAGGTCACGCGTGCGATGGAAACCCCCGAACACAGGCAACAGCGATTGGCTCAAAGTGTCGCTGCGGGAATGCGAAACCCGGTCAATGTCTACTTGGTTGCACAAAGTTGCTTGCGTTGTCACACCACCGCGGACGAAGAATTGGTCAACGTCGGCGGTCACCCAACCGGCAGTCTGGACTTCGAATTTGTGTCCTGGAGCCAAGGCTCTCTTCGTCACAACTTCATCGATTCCGACGGCCAAACGAACGATCCAAGCACTCGTGACCGATTGCGAGTCATGTTTGTCAGCGGCATGATCGCTGACTTGGAAGCAAGCCTGCGGGCGACCGCCCAAGCGACTCAGAAAGCGAAGTACGGTGTCTCATCCGCACAACGAGCCGACCGGGCCGCGAAACGATTGTTGTCGGTCTCGCAAAAGGTCACCTCCAAACACTTGGAAGAGATCCTGCTGATCTACAGCGGTGTCACCTTGAAACTGAACAATCGTGAGCCGTTGGTTCAGGCCGCCGACGCCATCGCCGAACTCGGTTTTCGATTTGCTGCGGAAACGAACGGGCACGTGTTGAAACCACTTGATGCGTTCATTCCGCCGTCGAATCGCTGGAAGTAG
- a CDS encoding endonuclease/exonuclease/phosphatase family protein, whose product MVIQLLWKMIWGNQSKSRRRSSRSSGSILRWFTPGISVTGVIAMVIAALTGQVNLPTLDSLRGSEAPVYDDPLAASLTPEQMGSRGYSGNAPIGDIAPVSLITPASDRSQKPDASIRVATFNIQVFGKSKSEKPEVMRRLAQVCLLFDVVAIQEIKGDPALPINGLLDEVASLGGRYNATVSEPQGRTTQTERYGFLWDTDRIDLVSGSDYLVNDELDRMHRAPMVASFQTRVTPTPNRMPFRFTLINVHTDPDEVGSRMGDSPKNEMNVLDDVFHSVRMYEYQSTGEEDFVLMGDLNVDTQWLLETGQIPNVKSLVGDQPTNTLQTKTYDHLLIDTATTREFTGRAGVLDLKSTLQISEEDALRVSDHMPVWAEFSVYEIPPR is encoded by the coding sequence GTGGTGATCCAACTTCTGTGGAAAATGATCTGGGGCAATCAGTCCAAATCGCGTCGGCGATCGAGCCGATCCAGCGGTTCGATCCTGCGCTGGTTCACACCTGGCATCTCGGTCACCGGCGTGATTGCGATGGTCATCGCAGCGCTGACTGGACAGGTCAACTTACCGACCCTGGACTCGTTGCGAGGCAGTGAAGCACCCGTCTACGACGATCCGCTCGCTGCATCGTTGACGCCCGAGCAAATGGGCTCTCGAGGATACTCCGGAAATGCACCGATCGGTGACATTGCGCCGGTCAGCTTGATCACGCCTGCCAGCGACCGCAGCCAAAAGCCGGATGCCTCCATTCGCGTGGCGACCTTCAACATTCAAGTCTTCGGCAAAAGCAAATCGGAAAAACCCGAAGTGATGCGACGCCTGGCGCAAGTCTGCTTGCTGTTTGATGTCGTCGCCATCCAAGAAATCAAAGGCGACCCGGCACTTCCTATCAACGGGCTGCTTGACGAGGTCGCCAGCCTCGGTGGTCGCTACAACGCCACTGTCAGCGAGCCGCAGGGACGGACCACGCAGACGGAGCGATATGGATTCCTCTGGGACACTGATCGCATCGACCTGGTTTCGGGCTCCGACTACCTGGTCAACGATGAACTGGACCGAATGCATCGCGCACCGATGGTGGCCAGCTTTCAAACTCGTGTGACACCGACTCCGAATCGGATGCCATTTCGGTTCACGTTGATCAACGTTCACACTGACCCCGATGAAGTGGGGTCTCGCATGGGCGACTCACCCAAGAACGAAATGAACGTCTTGGACGATGTGTTTCACAGCGTCCGGATGTACGAGTACCAAAGCACTGGGGAAGAGGACTTTGTCTTGATGGGTGACCTCAACGTGGACACGCAGTGGTTGCTGGAAACCGGGCAGATCCCAAACGTGAAGTCCCTGGTCGGCGACCAACCAACCAACACACTGCAAACCAAGACTTACGACCATCTTCTGATCGACACGGCTACCACGCGAGAGTTCACCGGCCGCGCGGGCGTCTTGGATCTGAAATCCACGTTGCAGATTTCGGAAGAGGACGCACTCCGAGTCAGTGACCACATGCCGGTGTGGGCAGAGTTCAGCGTGTACGAGATTCCGCCTCGCTAG
- a CDS encoding MFS transporter, which yields MPFSKRRNTRRAAVGSVLFMAGLFCGTLVAIPKLHRALLSEQVPVDLTCAELMQRGIGESSVVRLTDATIMEPTDELEFAMLEPDPDATQTLPVGTGMRAWMSGDKVAMAKSTIADALKHPRSKKMMDQLVRGEVVPRGFIGDSVPQPLKLTPGREIAAHALDEVQTTGTLTAFVTEDPTSHWIVQAAEVLDLTLPTPFLKSAEMDQYSLHPISLTESKANAGIWVGASVLAMTTGWLFCSSAGWGLWILFCPIAAIVGVFGLPMRSGRGNRVTWMLAFLAGAFCLVAAYGLAFVLGGLGQSQSTWAWQAAGFIAACAGLALWLGVRGSVKTKRSLALSPRSLDELIAPEKGRSRGKAKRKRASKANQDDAEQFATTGVRQDKLKETLEKNASYSRKYLDPRLSVPANAVASPEATEHSLHWQKSDFEEPLLVEIGRGDAACSVTIQVGCQSLVLGMTDEVDGEVRLRMVSVLDDGHCLVSVDDSYPDLQTSGSNDQATLSVFESVTAQKLLANHLEQSANVAEQRHARLVTLDSNEWRDVVLLSERVLKSILHDEGHQKWDICDMTYGRFTYPAQPVRIYQEA from the coding sequence ATGCCTTTCTCGAAACGACGTAACACGCGACGTGCCGCAGTTGGCAGTGTTTTGTTTATGGCCGGACTCTTTTGTGGGACTCTGGTCGCGATCCCAAAGCTTCATCGCGCGTTGTTGTCGGAGCAAGTTCCGGTCGACCTGACCTGCGCTGAATTGATGCAACGTGGGATCGGCGAGTCATCGGTTGTTCGATTGACCGACGCAACGATCATGGAACCGACCGATGAGTTGGAATTCGCGATGTTGGAACCCGACCCGGACGCAACGCAAACGCTGCCGGTTGGAACGGGCATGCGAGCTTGGATGTCCGGCGACAAAGTTGCGATGGCAAAGTCAACGATCGCCGATGCACTCAAGCATCCACGATCAAAAAAAATGATGGACCAACTGGTTCGCGGCGAGGTGGTTCCTCGCGGATTCATTGGCGATTCGGTTCCACAACCGTTGAAGCTCACACCAGGACGCGAGATTGCGGCCCATGCTCTCGATGAAGTGCAGACAACCGGAACTCTGACGGCTTTCGTCACCGAAGACCCCACCTCCCACTGGATCGTTCAGGCGGCTGAAGTCTTGGATCTCACGTTGCCAACGCCATTTCTGAAGTCGGCTGAGATGGATCAGTATTCCCTGCATCCCATTTCGCTGACGGAATCCAAAGCCAACGCCGGCATTTGGGTGGGTGCATCCGTATTGGCCATGACAACGGGATGGTTGTTCTGCAGTTCAGCTGGTTGGGGGCTTTGGATTCTGTTTTGTCCCATCGCTGCGATCGTGGGGGTGTTTGGACTGCCGATGCGATCAGGTCGTGGCAACCGAGTCACTTGGATGCTCGCCTTTTTGGCCGGTGCATTCTGCTTGGTCGCCGCTTACGGCCTGGCGTTTGTTCTCGGTGGTTTGGGGCAGTCGCAATCCACGTGGGCGTGGCAAGCCGCCGGGTTCATCGCCGCATGTGCTGGCCTCGCGTTGTGGTTGGGCGTCCGCGGAAGTGTGAAAACCAAACGCAGTTTGGCGCTCTCGCCCAGATCCTTGGATGAATTGATTGCACCGGAAAAGGGACGCTCGAGAGGCAAGGCAAAACGCAAACGCGCTTCCAAAGCCAACCAAGATGACGCGGAACAATTCGCAACGACGGGCGTTCGACAAGACAAGCTCAAAGAGACACTCGAAAAAAACGCCAGTTACTCAAGGAAATACTTGGATCCACGACTGAGCGTTCCCGCCAACGCCGTGGCATCTCCGGAGGCAACGGAACACAGCCTGCATTGGCAAAAATCCGACTTCGAAGAGCCTCTGTTGGTTGAAATCGGACGCGGCGATGCGGCATGTTCCGTGACCATCCAAGTTGGTTGCCAAAGCTTGGTGCTCGGCATGACCGACGAAGTGGACGGCGAGGTTCGCCTGCGAATGGTCAGTGTGCTGGATGATGGCCATTGCCTGGTCAGTGTGGATGATTCCTATCCGGATCTTCAAACTTCCGGATCGAACGATCAAGCCACGCTGTCGGTCTTTGAGTCCGTCACTGCACAGAAGTTGTTGGCGAATCACTTGGAGCAATCCGCCAATGTCGCTGAGCAACGCCACGCTCGTTTGGTGACGCTTGATAGCAACGAGTGGCGAGACGTCGTGCTGCTGTCCGAACGTGTGCTCAAGTCCATCTTGCACGACGAAGGGCATCAGAAGTGGGACATCTGCGACATGACCTATGGACGCTTCACGTATCCAGCTCAACCGGTTCGGATTTACCAAGAAGCCTGA
- a CDS encoding dicarboxylate/amino acid:cation symporter, whose translation MTESPKHSQALTYWIAGAIVAAIAVALIVPNFATHFEIGGELFLRALKMIVVPLVFTSVMCGVLGMGDVRQLGRPGAAAIGYYLCTTVLAVVIGLITVNIIRPGVGTVDPAVIERLASETRLPEGQTEAPGMGVVLENLALMLISDNLFAAAADTQLLPIIVFAIAIAALMTTMIDRVGAITTLVTEANDLLLRFVMALMKVAPLGIFCLVTARFGKAQADGRFIEEISQIGWYFAAVVIGLAVHAFVVLPLIYYLVTKKNPYSYMAAMSQALLTAFSTASSSATLPVTLECAESAGVSKRSTEFVIPLGATINMDGTALYEAAAAIFIAQAIGFDLTLSDQLIIAVTATLAAIGAAGIPEAGLVTMLIVLGAVGLPLEYLGLILAVDWLLDRFRTAVNVLGDSIGAAVVGTTIPDPEPSPVN comes from the coding sequence ATGACGGAATCACCGAAACACAGTCAGGCGCTGACGTACTGGATTGCGGGCGCGATTGTGGCGGCGATCGCAGTTGCACTCATTGTTCCGAATTTCGCGACTCATTTCGAAATCGGCGGGGAACTGTTTCTACGAGCCTTGAAAATGATCGTGGTACCACTGGTATTCACGTCCGTTATGTGCGGCGTCTTGGGAATGGGCGATGTCCGGCAACTGGGACGCCCGGGCGCAGCCGCGATTGGGTACTACCTGTGCACCACGGTGCTGGCGGTCGTGATTGGGTTGATCACGGTCAACATCATTCGGCCAGGAGTCGGAACGGTCGATCCCGCCGTCATTGAGAGACTCGCGAGCGAAACGAGACTCCCCGAAGGACAAACCGAAGCACCTGGCATGGGAGTCGTGCTCGAGAACTTGGCGTTGATGCTGATCAGCGACAACCTCTTTGCCGCCGCCGCAGACACTCAATTGCTGCCCATCATCGTGTTCGCGATTGCGATCGCCGCCTTGATGACGACCATGATCGACCGCGTCGGTGCCATCACGACTCTGGTCACCGAAGCCAACGACCTGCTGCTGCGGTTTGTCATGGCGCTGATGAAGGTCGCACCGCTCGGCATCTTCTGCCTCGTGACGGCTCGGTTCGGCAAGGCTCAAGCGGACGGGCGGTTCATTGAAGAAATCAGCCAAATCGGTTGGTACTTTGCGGCCGTGGTCATTGGCTTGGCCGTCCACGCGTTTGTGGTTTTGCCACTGATCTACTACTTGGTCACCAAGAAGAACCCGTACTCGTACATGGCTGCCATGAGCCAAGCGTTGCTGACGGCATTCTCCACCGCCAGCTCGTCCGCAACGTTGCCGGTGACGCTGGAGTGCGCCGAGTCAGCAGGCGTCTCCAAACGCTCCACCGAATTCGTGATCCCCTTGGGAGCCACGATCAACATGGACGGAACCGCGCTTTACGAAGCCGCCGCTGCGATCTTCATCGCTCAAGCGATTGGTTTCGACCTGACACTCTCGGACCAATTGATCATTGCCGTCACCGCGACCCTGGCGGCAATCGGTGCCGCCGGAATTCCAGAAGCCGGATTGGTCACCATGCTGATTGTCCTGGGAGCTGTGGGGCTGCCGCTGGAGTACCTGGGATTGATTCTGGCAGTGGACTGGTTGCTCGACCGTTTCCGCACTGCGGTCAACGTTCTGGGCGACAGCATTGGTGCGGCGGTCGTTGGCACCACAATTCCCGATCCCGAACCGTCGCCGGTGAACTGA
- a CDS encoding NfeD family protein, translating to MKDHRFILRGFRLRGGSVWERPLWCLLLGLLGLMPLHFGWGQAANSPQIGVLINVPSPLSSRDVDQILARLSQLAVASERGDALDSGRTTAVLRLSSTGDGLTPRVSRQSDGNQERSTDVPPSAAGSTEFEDALKLARAISSSELNRVRVVAWIDGDVSGHDVLLPLASETLLVSASSSLGDAGRFEAQPDETIAVLYQSIARRRALIPPELVEGLVDSGQEVAKVNQIDGESSFLAGEALQTARADGRIVSETTLASAGEPLVLDADQLRQIRAAAAIVDTEESVADWLELARLQSEDSRSMNQAVGRLIRVTGNITGSRVRRWQSNLAATIDSPDVNTWLVAIDSPGGNLTRSASLAATLADPGPVIQAVGGLVTGEARGDAALIALACQPLLMSPEATIGGSGADAMSPADVQRQSELINLVAESTGRSVALLRGLLDPSISVHRYVHRRTGRVRYATSEQIRQETSPDRDSDAPPPDNPNANAEGPAIESNASDWQRMEKIELAAGLNASQAMELGLAEGTAPSLQEASAAIGLPAVPPELSDRGLVRWVERLGSQTGLAVTLLVVGFMMLSIEASAPGLGLPGFISMVCFAFFFWIKYLAGTAEWAELLAFGLGLACIGIEIFVLPGFGIFGVGGLILTSIGVMLMSQTFVVPQNAYQLGELTRGLWVALGGLGGCVLGMILVRMYLPQAALATGLSMGVPEPHLDESERLTHYDDLLGQTGEATTPLRPSGKAKFGETIVPVVSDATAIDAGQSIRVIQVLGNRITVEAVD from the coding sequence ATGAAAGATCATCGGTTCATCTTGCGTGGTTTCCGGCTCAGGGGAGGCTCCGTCTGGGAGCGACCGCTGTGGTGCTTGCTGCTTGGACTGCTGGGTTTGATGCCGCTTCACTTCGGTTGGGGCCAAGCGGCCAATTCGCCACAAATCGGCGTGTTGATCAACGTTCCGTCGCCGCTGTCCAGCCGTGACGTGGATCAAATCCTGGCCCGTCTATCTCAACTGGCCGTCGCCTCCGAACGCGGTGATGCCCTGGACAGCGGCCGAACCACGGCGGTCTTGCGGCTCAGCTCGACGGGCGATGGCCTCACCCCTCGCGTTTCTCGACAGTCGGATGGCAACCAAGAGCGATCGACTGATGTTCCGCCCTCCGCGGCCGGATCCACCGAGTTCGAGGACGCCCTGAAACTGGCACGGGCGATTTCCAGTTCGGAGCTCAATCGCGTCCGGGTGGTTGCCTGGATCGATGGAGACGTGAGCGGGCATGACGTGCTGCTCCCGCTCGCTTCAGAGACGCTGCTGGTTTCCGCCTCGAGTTCACTCGGCGATGCCGGGCGATTTGAGGCGCAGCCCGACGAGACCATCGCGGTGCTGTACCAGTCCATCGCTCGCCGTCGAGCGTTGATTCCTCCCGAACTGGTGGAGGGTTTGGTGGATTCCGGCCAAGAAGTCGCGAAGGTCAACCAGATTGACGGTGAATCAAGCTTCCTGGCGGGAGAAGCCCTGCAAACCGCTCGAGCAGACGGTCGCATTGTGTCCGAAACCACGCTGGCGAGCGCGGGCGAACCCCTCGTGCTGGACGCAGACCAGCTTCGACAAATTCGGGCGGCAGCGGCAATCGTTGACACCGAAGAATCTGTCGCTGATTGGCTGGAACTGGCCCGCCTGCAAAGCGAGGACTCCCGCTCCATGAACCAAGCCGTCGGACGCCTGATTCGAGTGACGGGCAACATCACCGGATCCCGCGTCCGCCGATGGCAAAGCAATCTGGCCGCCACGATCGACTCACCGGATGTGAACACCTGGCTGGTTGCCATTGATTCGCCTGGCGGAAACCTGACTCGCAGCGCCTCCCTCGCAGCGACACTTGCCGACCCCGGTCCCGTCATCCAGGCTGTCGGTGGCCTCGTCACCGGCGAAGCACGCGGTGATGCAGCACTGATCGCACTTGCGTGCCAACCGTTGCTGATGTCGCCCGAAGCGACGATCGGTGGAAGCGGCGCAGATGCGATGTCACCCGCTGATGTGCAGCGACAATCAGAATTGATCAACTTGGTCGCGGAATCCACCGGCCGCAGCGTTGCTCTCCTTCGCGGGTTGCTGGACCCTTCTATTTCGGTGCATCGATACGTTCACCGCCGAACAGGACGAGTCCGATACGCAACCTCAGAACAAATTCGCCAAGAAACGAGTCCCGACCGAGACTCAGACGCCCCGCCCCCAGACAATCCGAACGCCAACGCTGAAGGACCCGCCATTGAAAGCAATGCGAGTGACTGGCAACGGATGGAAAAGATCGAATTGGCCGCCGGCCTGAACGCTTCCCAAGCAATGGAACTGGGGCTGGCCGAAGGCACCGCCCCGTCATTGCAAGAAGCTTCCGCAGCAATCGGTTTGCCGGCCGTTCCACCTGAACTTTCCGACCGCGGGCTGGTCCGCTGGGTCGAGCGTTTGGGAAGCCAAACGGGACTCGCAGTGACCCTGCTGGTCGTTGGATTCATGATGCTGTCGATCGAAGCCAGCGCCCCCGGCCTGGGGTTGCCTGGGTTCATTTCGATGGTTTGTTTCGCGTTCTTCTTTTGGATCAAGTACCTGGCGGGGACCGCGGAGTGGGCTGAATTGCTCGCCTTCGGATTGGGGCTGGCGTGCATCGGGATCGAGATATTTGTGCTGCCCGGCTTTGGTATTTTTGGCGTGGGTGGCCTGATCCTGACGTCAATTGGCGTGATGCTGATGAGCCAAACGTTCGTTGTCCCCCAGAACGCTTACCAACTCGGGGAACTGACTCGAGGTCTCTGGGTGGCGTTGGGAGGTCTGGGCGGATGCGTCCTGGGAATGATCCTGGTCCGGATGTACTTGCCCCAAGCGGCTCTCGCGACGGGGTTGTCCATGGGAGTTCCTGAACCTCACCTCGACGAATCCGAACGATTGACACACTACGACGACCTGCTCGGGCAAACCGGAGAAGCCACCACCCCACTGCGTCCCAGCGGCAAGGCAAAATTCGGCGAGACAATCGTCCCGGTCGTCAGCGATGCCACCGCGATTGACGCGGGCCAGTCCATTCGGGTCATCCAGGTTCTCGGGAACCGAATCACCGTCGAGGCGGTGGATTGA
- a CDS encoding NfeD family protein: MPVLYTLGLLVLFLTLVIAEIIVPSGGLLSLFAVAAAITAVLIAFTVSLNFGLAVVLGLLVLTPILLSIILRLWPQTGVGKEILNRRGPNSESSVPIATAPDGTPLNELVGRYGVAASDLLPAGRIIVDDHKVDAVSTGMPIDRGQPVKVVRVQAGKLQVRSASVEESQAIKHSATANASTSPSESNSAKTLDEVNLDDLEI; the protein is encoded by the coding sequence ATGCCCGTTCTCTACACACTTGGATTGCTGGTTCTGTTTCTGACGCTGGTGATTGCTGAAATCATCGTGCCCAGCGGCGGCCTGCTGAGCCTGTTCGCGGTTGCGGCCGCGATCACCGCGGTGCTGATCGCGTTCACTGTCAGCCTGAACTTTGGGCTGGCGGTCGTTCTTGGACTGCTGGTGCTCACCCCGATCCTACTCAGCATCATCTTGCGACTCTGGCCGCAAACCGGCGTCGGCAAAGAAATCCTGAACCGCCGTGGGCCGAACTCAGAAAGCTCGGTACCCATCGCAACCGCACCCGACGGAACGCCGCTGAACGAACTGGTGGGGCGCTACGGCGTCGCAGCCTCGGACTTACTACCGGCAGGGCGAATCATCGTGGACGACCACAAGGTCGACGCCGTCAGCACCGGAATGCCCATCGACCGCGGGCAGCCCGTCAAGGTCGTCCGGGTCCAAGCAGGAAAATTGCAAGTGCGATCAGCGAGCGTCGAAGAGAGCCAAGCCATCAAACACTCAGCAACGGCCAACGCGTCGACCTCACCCAGCGAATCCAATTCCGCCAAAACGCTCGATGAAGTCAATCTAGACGACCTGGAAATCTAG